CGCAGACGCTCGACATGACCGTGACCGTCGAGGGCATCGAAACCGAGGAGCAGCGGCAGGTCCTGACCGGCCTGGGCTGCGACCACGCGCAGGGATTCCTGCTGGCCCGCCCGCTGCCCGGCGAGCAGGCAGGCGCCCTCGTGCACGGCAGCGACCAGACCAGTCCAGGGCAGACCAGCCCAGAGCAGGCCAGTCCAGGGCAGGCCAGTCCAGGGCAGGCCAGTCCAGGGCCGGTTACCCCGGACGCCAGCCCAACTCCCAGCTGACCCCGTCGGCCGCGTCCCGCAGTGAACGCAGCGCCGGGTCCCGCTGACGCAACCCGGCCGTGGGCAGACTGACCCCCAGCGCCGCCAGCACCGCGCCGTCCGCCCCGCGCACCGGCACGGCCAGCCCGGCCGTTCCGGCCGCCCACTCGTCCGCCGTGACCGCGTACCCCTGCGCGCGGATCGCGGCGGCCTGCGCGTCCCAGGTGCCCGCGTCCGCGACGGTTCCCGGCATGAACACCGCCGCCCGCCCCGGCAGGGCCCGCCCCGCCAGCGCCAGCAGCAGCTTCCCGCTGGCAGTCGCGTGCGCCGGCAGCTCGAAATCCAGTTCGCCCGCCACCGGCGGCCCGTCCCGGCCCTGCACGCTGCGCGCAATGCACAACACCCGCCCGGACCCGGCGTCCAGCACGCACAGGAACGCCAGACGGTGCGTGGCCCGCGCCACCCGCTCCATTGCCGCGTGCGCCGGGCCGTACCACGGCAGGCTGCCGTACAGCGCACTGGAGAGTTTCAGCAGCCGCCACCCCAGCCGGTACCGGCCCCGACCCACCCGCATCAGCAGGCCCGTCTCGCACAGCGCGGTCAGCTGCTCGTGCAGGGTGCTCGTCGGCACGCCCAGCTGCCGCGACAGGTCCGACAGTCGCCACTCGGCGTGATCCGCGTCGAACGCCGTCAGGACATCCACCGCGCCGGACAGCAGGGAAGGGGAGGAGGCCACGGGCGCAGGATGGCACGATTCCGGCAGGACCGGAAAGTTATCGCGGGGAGCTACAGCTTCAGTCCCGAGATCACCTCCGCCACGCGCGTCACACCGTCCTCCGCGCGGATGCGGGCGCCCAGGGTCGCCGCCCGTTCCTTCATGCCGGGATCGGTCACGGCGCGCGTCAGGGCCTCCGCCAGCGTGCGCTCGTTCAGGGCGCGGCGCGGCACCGGGGCGGGTCCCACGCCCAGCCGCTGCACGCGGTCCCCCCAGAACGGCTGATCCCCGAAGAACGGCACGATCACGTTCGGCACGCCCGCCGCGAGGCCCGCCGCCGTCGTGCCCGCCCCACCGTGATGCACGGTCGCCGCCATGCGCGGGAACAGCCAGTCGTGCGGGACGCTGTCCGTCACGAACACCGAGTCCGGCACGTCGGCGGCGCTCAGTCCACCCCAGCCGCTCAGGAGGACCGCCCGCTGCCCGCTGCGCTCCAGGGCCGCCACGACCGCGCGGGTGGTCGCCTGCGGGTCCGGCGTGGTCATGCTCCCGAAGCCGATGGACACTGGCGGCGGCCCGGCGGCCAGGAACGCCTCCAGCGCGGGTGGCGGCGTCCAGGCCTCCTGCGGGAGGAACCAGTAGCCGGTCAGGTGCTGCGCGGCGTCCCAGTCGGCGGGGCGGGGCAGGACCGCCGGGCTGATGCCGTGCAGGGTCGGCAGGGGCCGCAGCGGGCGCGGGCCGAGCAGCGGGGCGGGGGAGAGGCCCAGCACCTCGCGCCGCGCGCGTGAATCCGCCGAGCGGAACATCTGCCACATCACCTGCCGCGTCAGGACGTGCGACAGGAGGTTCGCCCAGCCGCCCAGCCGCGCGGTGGCCGGCGGGAAGATCGCGCCCGGAAACGCCCGCGTGGGATGGAACGGCACCACGTGCGCCTCCACGAGCGGCATGCCCAGCTTCTCCGAGAGGGCCTGCGCGACGTTCATCCCGCCGATGCCCGCCACGAGCAGATCGGCGTCCCGCGCGGCCACGAGGCCGTCCTCGGCCCACAGCAGCGCCCCCTGCTGCGTGGCGCGCGCGGACACCCGGTTGATCGCCAGCATGTTCCCGCCCGCCAGCGCGGCGCGCATCTCGGGGCTGTTTACGACCTCCTGCACGTCCCCGCGCATCGGGGCGAACTCCAGCCCCGCACCCGTCACGAGCGTGCGGAACGCCTCGTGCGAGGCGAGGCGAACCGCGTGCCCCGCCCGGCGCAGTCCCAGCCCCAGCGCCACGTACGGCTGCACGTCCCCGCGCGACCCCAGCGCGATCAGCGTGACCCTCACGCGCGTCCCGCCGCCACCAGCGCCAGCAGCACGTCCGCCACGCGTGCCGCCGTCACCTGCGGGTCGGGGAGAGGGTCGCCCGACAGCGCGCCCTGCACGCTGTGGCCCAGCACCAGCGTCAGGCCGGTACGCAGCAGCTCGCCGGTGTCCACGCCGCGCAGTTCGGGCCGCGCGGCGAGTGCCTGCGCGCCCAGGTCCGCCGTCCCGGTCAGACCGTCGGCGAACGCGCGGCCCAGGTCGCGGCGGATCAGGCCCTCGGACAGGATCACGCGCAGCAGCCCCGCCTCGTCCTGCGCCAGCGCCGCCAGGGGCGCGGCCAGGAACGCCCGCAGGAAATCCCGCAGGTTCAGGGCCGCCAGCGCCGCCGGATCGAGCGACGCGCGCGCCTGCTCCCCCAGGGCGCCGAACAGGCCCAGCAGCAGGTCATCCTTGCCCCGGAAGTGGTGGTAGAGGGTGCCCTCGGCCAGTCCCGCCTGCCGCGCGACGGCGCGCATGGTCGTGCGGTGGAAGCCGTCCTGCGCGAAGCAGACCTGCGCCGCGCCGAGGATGATCGCCCGCCGCTGGGGATCGTCCGCCGGACGGGGCGAGGTCCGCTTCGTCCGTTCATTCCTATCTGAATGAGTGCTCACTCATTCATGATGTCGTATGCGCCCCTCGGCGGCAAGAGGGGAGGATCACTTTCCGGTCAGGCCGGAAAACTCGATTGCGGATGGCAGAAGGCAGATGGAAGATGGCGGCACAGACACGGGCTACGAATTCTGAGCTACGGGCTCTGAGGAAATCTGCCGGAGCGGAGGCGACTGCCCCTGCACGCCTCACAGCTCACAGCCCCCACCGCCCCTCGGAGGACTTCCCATGACCCAGCCCACCACCGAACCCGCCCCCGTCATCCGCGCCCCATGCGGCCCCCAGAAGACCGCCAAAGGGTGGGTGCAGGAGGCGGCCAAGCGCATGCTGATGAACAACCTCGACCCGGAGGTCGCCGAGCACCCCGACACCCTGGTCGTGTACGGCGGGCGCGGCAAGGCGGCGCGCAACTGGGAGGCCTTCCATCGGATCGTGGAGACGCTCGACCGGCTGGAGGACGACGAGACGTTGCTGATCCAGTCCGGCAAGCCCGTCGCGGTCCTGCGCACCCACGAGTGGGCGCCGCGCGTGCTGCTCGCCAACAGCAACCTCGTGCCGCACTGGGCGAACTGGGAGACCTTCGACCGGCTCGATCAGGCGGGCCTGATGATGTACGGCCAGATGACCGCCGGCAGCTGGATCTACATCGGCACGCAGGGCATCCTCCAGGGCACCTACGAGACCTTCGCCGGAGCGGCCCGTAAGCACTTCGGCGGCAGCCTGACGGGAACCATCACCGTCACCGCCGGGCTGGGCGGCATGGGCGGCGCGCAACCGCTGGCCGTGAAACTCGCCGGGGGCGTCAGCATCAACATCGAGATCGACCCCACGCGCATCCAGAAACGCCTCGACACCCGCTACCTCGACGAGGTCGCCACCAGCCTGGAGGACGCCATCACCCGAGCTGAGAAGTACAAGGCCGAGGGGGTCGCCCGGTCCATCGGCGTGCAGGGCAACGCCGCTAACCTCGTCCCGCAGCTCGTGACGATGAACTGGACCCCGGACCTCATCACCGATCAGACGAGCGCACACGACCCGATGTGGGGCTACCTCCCGCCGGTCAGCGCCGACGAGGACGCCAGCCGCCTGCGCGCCGACCACCCCGAAGAGTACAAACGCCGCGCCTACGAGGCGATGGCCGCGCACGTCCGCGCGATCCTCGAACTCCAGAAACGCGGCGCGGTCGCGTTCGACTACGGCAACAACCTCCGCCACCGCGCGCAGGAAGCGGGCGTGGAGAACGCCTTCGACTACCCCGGTTTCGTGCCCGCGTTCATCCGCGACTCCTTCTGCGAGGGGCGCGGCCCCTTCCGCTGGGTGGCCCTGTCCGGCGACCCCGAGGACATCCGCGCCACCGACCGCGCGCTGCTGGACCTCTTCCCCAACGACGAACGCCTGCAATCCTGGCTGACGTACGCCGCCGACCAGATCGCCTTCCAGGGCCTCCCCGCCCGCATCTGCTGGCTCGGGTACCGGGAACGCGACCAGGCCGCGAAACTCTTCAACGAGATGGTCGCCGACGGCCGCCTGAAAGCCCCCATCGTCATCGGCCGCGACCACCTCGACGCCGGAAGTGTCGCCAGCCCCTACCGCGAAACGGAAGCCATGCTCGACGGCAGCGACGCCGTCAGCGACTGGCCCCTCCTGAACTTCGGCCTCGGCATCGCCAGTGGGGCCAGCTGGATGAGCTTCCACCACGGCGGCGGCGTCGGCCTGGGCTTTTCGCAGCACAGCGGCCTCGTCATCGTCGCCGACGGCACCGAGCAGGCCGCGCAGAAACTGTCCCGCGCCCTGACCAACGACCCCGGCATGGGCGTCATCCGCCACGCCGACGCTGGCTACGACCACGCCCTGAACGTCGCCCGCGAACGCGGCCTCGACCTCCCCAGCCTCGGCATACAGTCCAGGGAATGAACACTCCTGCCCCCCGCTCAGGCCTGCTCCGGCAAGCCATTGCCACGACCCTGACCCTCGGCGTGCTGGCCCACGCGCAGACCGACACGCCCCCCACCCCTCCCGCCTACCCGGTGACACTGATCGGCGGCCGGGTAGTCTCCGTCAGCGCCCCGGCCCCTGACCCTCACCCGGACGGCGGGTGGATGGAATGGAAACTCGATCAACGCCAGCCCAGCCTGGACGGCCGGTTTCACGCGCTGCTGTTCCGGCAGTCCTCCAACAACCCCAAACACGACCCCATCACCGTCCATCTCGTGAAACCGGACGGACGTGTTCTGCCGCTCAAGAACGGTGACGTGTTCGACGTGACCTGGATGCCCGACGGGCAGTACCTGCTGGGACGCGGCAACAATACCCTGCGCCTGTGGAACACCAGCGGCGGCCTGCGGACCCGCGTCCTACCGGGCATGGAGGCGCTGGACGTGAAACCGGGCGTGGTATGCGTCGCGACCCTTCCCGCCGGGAACACGGTGGGACTGATCGTGCAGCGGTTCCACGTTCCGTCGCTCCGCCCCCTCGGTGAGTACACCATCACGGGTGTTCCGACCAACCGGAGGTTCTGCCGATGACCCAGCCCACCCACCTGCCCTACGGCGGGATTGCCACCTTCGCCCGCGCGCCGATGGTTCAGCCCGAGGGGGACTGGACGGCGGACGTGGCGGTGCTGGGCATT
The genomic region above belongs to Deinococcus seoulensis and contains:
- a CDS encoding TetR/AcrR family transcriptional regulator — encoded protein: MSTHSDRNERTKRTSPRPADDPQRRAIILGAAQVCFAQDGFHRTTMRAVARQAGLAEGTLYHHFRGKDDLLLGLFGALGEQARASLDPAALAALNLRDFLRAFLAAPLAALAQDEAGLLRVILSEGLIRRDLGRAFADGLTGTADLGAQALAARPELRGVDTGELLRTGLTLVLGHSVQGALSGDPLPDPQVTAARVADVLLALVAAGRA
- a CDS encoding IclR family transcriptional regulator, with protein sequence MASSPSLLSGAVDVLTAFDADHAEWRLSDLSRQLGVPTSTLHEQLTALCETGLLMRVGRGRYRLGWRLLKLSSALYGSLPWYGPAHAAMERVARATHRLAFLCVLDAGSGRVLCIARSVQGRDGPPVAGELDFELPAHATASGKLLLALAGRALPGRAAVFMPGTVADAGTWDAQAAAIRAQGYAVTADEWAAGTAGLAVPVRGADGAVLAALGVSLPTAGLRQRDPALRSLRDAADGVSWELGWRPG
- a CDS encoding glycosyltransferase produces the protein MRVTLIALGSRGDVQPYVALGLGLRRAGHAVRLASHEAFRTLVTGAGLEFAPMRGDVQEVVNSPEMRAALAGGNMLAINRVSARATQQGALLWAEDGLVAARDADLLVAGIGGMNVAQALSEKLGMPLVEAHVVPFHPTRAFPGAIFPPATARLGGWANLLSHVLTRQVMWQMFRSADSRARREVLGLSPAPLLGPRPLRPLPTLHGISPAVLPRPADWDAAQHLTGYWFLPQEAWTPPPALEAFLAAGPPPVSIGFGSMTTPDPQATTRAVVAALERSGQRAVLLSGWGGLSAADVPDSVFVTDSVPHDWLFPRMAATVHHGGAGTTAAGLAAGVPNVIVPFFGDQPFWGDRVQRLGVGPAPVPRRALNERTLAEALTRAVTDPGMKERAATLGARIRAEDGVTRVAEVISGLKL
- the hutU gene encoding urocanate hydratase; this translates as MTQPTTEPAPVIRAPCGPQKTAKGWVQEAAKRMLMNNLDPEVAEHPDTLVVYGGRGKAARNWEAFHRIVETLDRLEDDETLLIQSGKPVAVLRTHEWAPRVLLANSNLVPHWANWETFDRLDQAGLMMYGQMTAGSWIYIGTQGILQGTYETFAGAARKHFGGSLTGTITVTAGLGGMGGAQPLAVKLAGGVSINIEIDPTRIQKRLDTRYLDEVATSLEDAITRAEKYKAEGVARSIGVQGNAANLVPQLVTMNWTPDLITDQTSAHDPMWGYLPPVSADEDASRLRADHPEEYKRRAYEAMAAHVRAILELQKRGAVAFDYGNNLRHRAQEAGVENAFDYPGFVPAFIRDSFCEGRGPFRWVALSGDPEDIRATDRALLDLFPNDERLQSWLTYAADQIAFQGLPARICWLGYRERDQAAKLFNEMVADGRLKAPIVIGRDHLDAGSVASPYRETEAMLDGSDAVSDWPLLNFGLGIASGASWMSFHHGGGVGLGFSQHSGLVIVADGTEQAAQKLSRALTNDPGMGVIRHADAGYDHALNVARERGLDLPSLGIQSRE